The proteins below are encoded in one region of Glandiceps talaboti chromosome 17, keGlaTala1.1, whole genome shotgun sequence:
- the LOC144448083 gene encoding betaine--homocysteine S-methyltransferase 1-like codes for MSKNVKGFMERIRDGDTIIMAEGYLFYFERRGYLQGGTWFPVVIMEHPDLVKAAYHEFVHAGSDVVQAFTYYAHREKLGLIDMADKLEMINRQALRLGREVADETGTLLAGNICNTNIYHPAHPERNEKIKGMFKEMIELAMDYNVDFIVGETFMYYGEAKIALEAIKEYGKGIAAVINLASYPVVTKGGHAITSDEILLTDACKMLEDAGADVVGLNCARGPATIMPLMKEIRQVCKGPLAALPVPYRTDEKEPTFLVLTDPENGKRLFPINLEVKSCSHENIAEFGKQCKEMGIQFVGICCGNRPSLTRTLAESLGRKPEGSRFSMDWSKNVTFGTDDRVKKDVASDNMKFYYNIDKELSELEE; via the exons ATGTCAAAGAACGTGAAAG GTTTTATGGAGAGAATTCGGGATGGTGACACCATCATCATGGCGGAGGGATATCTCTTCTATTTCGAGAGACGTGGTTATCTACAAGGTGGTACATGGTTTCCTGTTGTAATAATGGAACATCCAGACTTGGTGAAAGCCGCATATCACGAATTTGTTCATGCCGGAAGTGACGTAGTTCAGGCTTTCACG TACTACGCACATCGGGAAAAGCTAGGTTTGATTGACATGGCAGATAAACTAGAAATGATCAACCGACAAGCTTTAAGACTTGGCCGGGAAGTAGCCGATGAAACTGGCACTCTGTTGGCTGGTAATATTTGTAACACCAATATTTATCATCCAGCTCACCCAGAAAGGAATGAAAAAATCAAAGGAATGTTCAAG GAGATGATTGAACTGGCCATGGATTATAACGTTGACTTCATTGTTGGAGAGACGTTCATGTACTATGGTGAAGCCAAAATAGCATTAGAGGCAATCAAGGAATATGGTAAAG GTATCGCTGCTGTTATCAACTTGGCATCGTATCCCGTAGTAACTAAAGGTGGTCATGCTATTACATCGGATGAGATATTGCTGACTGATGCGTGTAAGATGTTGGAGGATGCTGGAGCCGATGTTGTGGGACTGAACTGTGCACGTGGTCCTGCTACCATCATGCCTTTGATGAAAGAAATACGACAAGTTTGTAAG GGACCTCTTGCTGCACTTCCTGTTCCTTACAGAACTGACGAGAAAGAGCCGACCTTTTTGGTATTAACAGATCCTGAAaatg GAAAGCGTTTGTTCCCAATCAACCTTGAAGTGAAGTCTTGCTCCCATGAGAACATAGCTGAGTTTGGTAAGCAGTGTAAAGAGATGGGAATACAGTTTGTTGGAATATGTTGTGGGAACCGTCCTAGTTTGACCCGTACTCTTGCAGAGTCTCTCGGCCGTAAACCAGAAGGAAGTCGATTCTCCATGGATTGGTCTAAGAATGTTACCTTTGGTACCGACGATAGAGTGAAGAAAGATGTTGCTTCTGATAACATGAAGTTTTActataacattgataaagaattG